In Desulfosporosinus youngiae DSM 17734, the genomic stretch TTAGTCGGAGAGCTTCAGGAAATAATGGAAAACGGAAACAGGATAATCCGTTTTATGTACTCCGGGGTTTTCGAAAGCATTTTAGACCAGCTTGGAGAAATGCCTCTTCCGCCTTATATCACAGCTCAATTGGAAGACCGGGATCGCTATCAGACTGTCTATGCCAAAGAGCGGGGATCGGTGGCCGCTCCTACGGCCGGCTTGCATTTTACGCCGGAACTTTTAGACGAACTCCGGAAGAATGGTGTAGAAATCGTGGAGATTCTTCTCCATGTCGGCTTAGGCACCTTTCGTCCGGTCAAAGTGGATGATATCCGTGAACATGCTATGCATTCCGAGTATTATCGTGTTGGCATAGAAGCCGCAGAGCAAATTAACCGGGCAAAACAAGAAGGGCGCCGTGTTATTGCAGTGGGGACAACTGCGGCACGAACCTTAGAATCGGCAGGTCATAATGGAAAGGTTGCACCCGGTGAAGGGTGGACGGATATCTTCATCTATCCGGGCTATTCATTCCAGGTTGTGGATGTTCTCTTAACCAACTTTCACTTTCCCAAGTCAACTCTGGTTATGCTGGTTAGTGCTCTGGCAGGGCGGGAACTAATTTTAAAGGCGTATGAAACCGCCGTTCAAGAGAGATACAGGTTCTATAGTTTTGGAGATGCCATGCTTATATTATGAGAACATGCGGTTCGAAGCGCAGATGAAGTATCAGTGCAGCTATGGCCGTTAGCAAAGTTCTCTGAAAATGGAACTTAGCGGCCTCGTGCACCAATCAAAAAAGAAGGAAGTGAAGGGTTTGGCCTCCGTATATTTGGAAATACTTAAGGAAGATTCACGGACGAAAGCACGTTTAGGAAAGCTGCATACACCGCATGGTATCATGGATACACCGGTATTCATGCCGGTTGGAACTCAAGCGACAGTAAAAACGATTACCCCGGAGGAAATCAAGGAAATTGGAGCGGGGATGATCTTAAGCAATACATACCATTTATTCTTGCGACCAGGACATGAGTTGATTCGGGAAGCGGGCGGACTTCATCGTTTTATGAACTGGGATGGTGCGATCCTGACCGACAGCGGCGGTTTTCAAGTATTCAGCTTAGGGGATCTGCGGACTATTAGGGAAGAAGGCGTAGAATTCAGGTCACATATCGATGGATCACATCAATTCCTGAGTCCGGAAATTTCCATGCAGGTCCAGATGGCTTTAGGCTCTGATGTAGTGATGGCCTTTGATGAGTGTGCTCCTTATCCATGTACCCATGAATATGCCAAGGACTCTTTGGAGAGGACTACCCGCTGGCTTAAACGGTGTAAGGAAACCTTGACAACCACTGAAACTCAATCCTTATTTGGAATTGTTCAAGGTGGCATGTTTGAAGATCTGCGTCGTCAAAGTGCTGCCGAGGTCACGGCCTTAGATTTGCCGGGGTATGCTGTCGGGGGCTTAAGTGTCGGAGAACCGAAAGAAATGATGTATGAGGTTTTAGATTATACGGTTCCCTTGCTCCCAAGAGAAAAACCGCGCTATCTGATGGGAGTCGGTTCCCCGGATGCTCTGATCGAAGGGGTTATGCGGGGGATTGACATGTTTGATTGCGTGCTCCCGACTCGGATTGCCCGCAACGGGACAGCATTAACCCGCTATGGCAAAGTGATTGTTCGCAATGCCGGATCAGCACGGGATTTTGGTCCGATTGATCCATCCTGCGATTGCTATACCTGTCGTAATTATTCCCGTGCTTATATAAGGCATCTGCTCAAGGCAGAAGAAATTCTGGGTCTCCGCCTGATGACGATTCATAATTTACGTTATCTCCAAATCCTAATGGAAGAAATAAGGGAAGCAATCAAAGAGGATCGTCTGCCGGAATATCGTGAAAAGTGTTTCTCAGATTATGGTTATGACGACTGAGATTTTAGATCTGAGATCTAAGGTCTAAGGTCATAATTTTTAGCAAGCAGGAAGGATTTTCACCATGATATGGTGAATAGTTCAAGGATAAATAAAGGGGGAATATTAAGTGGATCAATCAACATTAACATTAGTCCTATATTTTGTGGTCTTTTTTGGAATTATGTACTTTCTCATGATTAGGCCTCAGCAGAAACAGGCTAAGAAACGAGCCGCTCTAATGAGTAGTCTTCGCACAAGAGACCAAGTAATCACTGCAGGTGGGATCTATGGTAAGATCACAAAAGTGAAGGAAGATTCCGTTATGCTGGAGATTGCAGATAAAGTAGAAATCGAAATGGCTAAATCCGGAATTGTAAGTGTAGAAAATCGTGAAATAGAGCTTGAAAAGGGTAAATAGGCGGGAGTCAAACAAGGGGATGAATAAGTTCCCGGATTGTTAATTAAACTAAAAGCAAGTGGCCTGGCCGCTTGCTTTTAACTTATTGGGCAGTAGTCAGGGGAGTTTATTGTTATTGATTAAAATGTGATGAGGTGAACACCGTGCCCTTATATAGGGATCTGCAAAATAATGAGCCGGCCTATGAAGAGTATGTGAGATCAGACTTAAATTGTTGGGTCAGGAGATTGTTACAGAAACCAGGATTGTTGGAACGTACCTCAAAGGCTATTCAAACTAAAGTCAATGATAAAGTTATTCCTGAAAAGGTGCATACTATAATAACGGCAACGGTTAAGGGGTTAGTAAAATCCGTCGTTTTTGGGCTTGAGTATATTCCTAACAGCCCTGTTTTTTATGGAGTCCGGTTGCAAGAGCGCGACCAACGAGCTCAAAGGCTTCTGGTCAAATATCGGAAAATCGCTGCCGCAGAAGGGGCTGGGGCTGGTGCAGGAGGTTTTACCCTGGCTGTTGCCGATTTCCCGGCCCTTATTGTCATCAAAATGAAATTTCTCTTTGAGTTAGCGCATATTTATGGGTTTTCTACCCAAGATTATCGAGAGAGGCTCTTTTTGTTGTATATTTTTCAATTGGCTTTTTCAAGTCAGGAAAAACGCCCTGAATTATATAACACGATTCTAAATTGGGATAACTTCATAGGAAGCTGGCCTTCAGAGAAAGAGGCCCAACAGCAAGTTAATTGGGAACAGTTTCAGCGGGAGTACCGGGATGCCATTGATTTCAGAAAAACCCTTCAGCTCATACCCGGGCTGGGTGCGATAGTGGGAGCTTGGGCAAATTACGGGCTGATAGATGATTTGGGAACGGTTGGTATAAATTGCTATCGCCTGAGAATTTTGGGAGGTGCTCATGTCGATAGTCACTTTGCAAAACATTAAAACAGATCCTTATGTGCGCGCACTGATTGATGCGGGAAACCGGCATTTAGCCGCCATAGGTTTCACGGAGCATGGTCTGCGGCATGCGGGTTTAGTCTCTCATATCGCTTCAAATATTCTTGAAAAGATGGGACATACCGAAAGGGAGTGTGAACTGGCCGCCATTGCGGGTTATTTACACGACATAGGGAATGCTGTAAATCGTGTCGCCCATGCACATTCAGGGGCTATTCTGGCGGCTGGAATTTTAGAACGTCATGAAATGCCGCCCGAAGAAATTGCGATTATCATTGGGGCCATTGGAAACCATGATGAGCAGGATGGGAATCCTGTTAATGTTACCTCTGCCGCCTTAATTCTAGCCGACAAATCCGATGTTCATCGTTCCCGGGTGAGAAACCGGGACCTGGCAAAATTTGATATTCATGATCGTGTTAATTATGCAGTGAAACGCTCTTTTCTGCGGGTTTATCCTCAAGAGCGAATAGCTTTGGAACTCACGATTGATACGGAGATATGCCCGGTAATGGAATATTTTGAGATTTTTCTTGCCCGGATGCTATTGTCCCGCAAAGCGGCTGAATTTCTGCTCACTCAATTTGAATTAAAGATCAATGATGTAAAATTACTCT encodes the following:
- the queA gene encoding tRNA preQ1(34) S-adenosylmethionine ribosyltransferase-isomerase QueA, with translation MNVSEFDFELPEDLIAQHPVEPRDTSRLMVVNRENGGIAHHRFRDLTSLLNGGDVLVLNNTRVIPARLIGEKEGTEVKIEILLLKRLELDVWEALVKPGKRLKVGQRVSFGHGILVGELQEIMENGNRIIRFMYSGVFESILDQLGEMPLPPYITAQLEDRDRYQTVYAKERGSVAAPTAGLHFTPELLDELRKNGVEIVEILLHVGLGTFRPVKVDDIREHAMHSEYYRVGIEAAEQINRAKQEGRRVIAVGTTAARTLESAGHNGKVAPGEGWTDIFIYPGYSFQVVDVLLTNFHFPKSTLVMLVSALAGRELILKAYETAVQERYRFYSFGDAMLIL
- the tgt gene encoding tRNA guanosine(34) transglycosylase Tgt; its protein translation is MASVYLEILKEDSRTKARLGKLHTPHGIMDTPVFMPVGTQATVKTITPEEIKEIGAGMILSNTYHLFLRPGHELIREAGGLHRFMNWDGAILTDSGGFQVFSLGDLRTIREEGVEFRSHIDGSHQFLSPEISMQVQMALGSDVVMAFDECAPYPCTHEYAKDSLERTTRWLKRCKETLTTTETQSLFGIVQGGMFEDLRRQSAAEVTALDLPGYAVGGLSVGEPKEMMYEVLDYTVPLLPREKPRYLMGVGSPDALIEGVMRGIDMFDCVLPTRIARNGTALTRYGKVIVRNAGSARDFGPIDPSCDCYTCRNYSRAYIRHLLKAEEILGLRLMTIHNLRYLQILMEEIREAIKEDRLPEYREKCFSDYGYDD
- the yajC gene encoding preprotein translocase subunit YajC, coding for MDQSTLTLVLYFVVFFGIMYFLMIRPQQKQAKKRAALMSSLRTRDQVITAGGIYGKITKVKEDSVMLEIADKVEIEMAKSGIVSVENREIELEKGK
- a CDS encoding EcsC family protein, which gives rise to MPLYRDLQNNEPAYEEYVRSDLNCWVRRLLQKPGLLERTSKAIQTKVNDKVIPEKVHTIITATVKGLVKSVVFGLEYIPNSPVFYGVRLQERDQRAQRLLVKYRKIAAAEGAGAGAGGFTLAVADFPALIVIKMKFLFELAHIYGFSTQDYRERLFLLYIFQLAFSSQEKRPELYNTILNWDNFIGSWPSEKEAQQQVNWEQFQREYRDAIDFRKTLQLIPGLGAIVGAWANYGLIDDLGTVGINCYRLRILGGAHVDSHFAKH
- a CDS encoding HD domain-containing protein; this encodes MSIVTLQNIKTDPYVRALIDAGNRHLAAIGFTEHGLRHAGLVSHIASNILEKMGHTERECELAAIAGYLHDIGNAVNRVAHAHSGAILAAGILERHEMPPEEIAIIIGAIGNHDEQDGNPVNVTSAALILADKSDVHRSRVRNRDLAKFDIHDRVNYAVKRSFLRVYPQERIALELTIDTEICPVMEYFEIFLARMLLSRKAAEFLLTQFELKINDVKLL